Genomic segment of Engystomops pustulosus chromosome 8, aEngPut4.maternal, whole genome shotgun sequence:
ggtcacgggataggcagcttagcatgaaatctgccatatgcgccagagtcccaacgcgcaagaattcactcctctcactggcctgactgtccatttcctcctcctccaactcctccaactcttcttcttctgcccatacacgctgaacagtgaaggactgaacaatggtcccctcttgtgtctcgccaacattctcctcctcttcctcctcatcctccaccacctcctccgatatgcgctgagaaacagacctaagggtgctttggctatcaacaagggaatcttcttcccccatctcttgtgacgagcgcaaagcttccgagttcatgctgaccagagagtttttcaacatgccaagcagcgggatggtgaggctgatgatggcggcatcgccactgaccatctgtgttgactcctcgaagttactcagcaccagacagatatcagacatccacgtccactcctcattgtagacttgaggtagctgactgacctgaccaccagttctggtggaagttgacatctggcagtctacaatcgctctgcgctgctggtaaactctggataacatggttaatgttgaattccacctcgtgggcacatcgcacaacagtcggtgagcgggcagttggaggcggcgctgcgctgccctgagagtggcagcatctgtgctggacttcctgaaatgcgcacagatgcggcgcaccttcgtgagcaaatcagacagattggggtatgtcttgaggaaacgctgaactatgagatttaaaacatgggccaggcatgccgagttgcagagccgccaccaggttacggccgttgtcacacacaaccatgcctggcttcaggttcagcggtgccagccacagatcagtctgcgccgtgatgccctgtagtagctcttgggcggtgtgccttttatcgcctaaagcgatcatttcagcgcttcttgctcacctcctttggtgaagcctgagtccatttagggtatgtagccatgacactctctagcctgcccctgtgccgctgcctctgcatgccgtcccctatagtgtcagggtcaattattgcatgttttagatgctatctagcctcattcggtcactctgtcattgccatgctgttgcccataattttggcataatggtgtgtttaaccagcctcagaggcatccatgcatgctgcccctgctgtttcctgtccatttccgtggtgtttccatccttttctgaggtttccaggtgtttggccaagcttccctgtgcagagttttggtccccttgaaaaatgttcgagtctcccattgacttcaatggggctagttattcgagacgagcattttagtgctcgctcatctctactgttgaCTTTTTCTATGACTTTTTCTTCTTATTTGCTAAAATCTGCAATACAAGCATAATTACACCAAGAGATGATAGGTAAGTGCTATAATCAGTCACAAGAGAGTAGTGATTGCAGTGGTGCTCCACTCTTGCAATTATATAAAACTACAGCCAGATTATACCTCTGTTTTAATCTGTTCTGTAGTTTTTATTTCCAAATGCATGTTATGCATTGTTACTAGTCAAATCCCATAGAGCTAAATGTATGAATTAATGAATGATGTTAttaacaaatttttaaaaatgtagaattatatataaaaaactttTAACTCAAGTCAGACATTTGTTGTTCTCAGTTATACAAGTCTATTAAGCACTTCAACAAATAAAGCACTTGTCATACAGTACATGTTATCTAGAACACAACGCTGTGTGCCTGCATATACATAACTTTCTTCTCAATTACACAATCCAAAGTATCGATTACAGTCTTTAAAGTTTTTTATTCAACAAATAAAGAATCAGTCATACGTGTTATCTAGAACATGAAGTTTTGTGTCTGCATACAAGTCAAATCATAGAATTGCATGCTTAGataacaaaaaaaagagaaaaggtgAATGAAAATGAGGCACATGTAGAAAAGAAGACAAAACACCAGCACATTTTGTATAGGCTAAGAGATGGTCAGCATAGTTCTATTGTATGCAGACATCAGCAGCTTGAGGTATATAAAAGGCTCCAATTCTGGCATCATTCACTAAGCCTGTAGTACATCTCTGGTCAATATGGTTAAGGTAGGCCGATAATAGTACTTTAGGTTGTAGGTTATAGTGCAGTATTGTAAGATATACTATTAAATGTTTTCTATCCACAGATTGTGTTTTACGAAAACAGAAACTTCCAGGGTCGCTCTTATGAGTGCAACTCTGACTCCACTGATCTGTCTTCATACTTCAATCGGTGCAATTCCATCCGAGTAGAGAATGGAAATTGGATCCTTTATGAACATTCAAATTACAGAGGACACCAATACTTCCTGAGGAGAGGAGAATATCCTGACTTCCAGAAATGGATGGGATACAATGACTCCATTCGGTCCTGCCGTGTAACCCCACAGGTGAGTCTTTTAATAATCATTATATATTTGActgtaatttttattgaaaagttgCATTTTAACTCTTATCATTTTAAGAAGACAAAAGATAAAAAGCAATGTTAAACTTAGTGACTAATTCTCAAATACAATTATTAACTTGAAACACAGCATCGTGGACCATTCAGTCTGAGGGTGTACGAGAGAGAAGACTATAAAGGTCAGATGATGGAGTTCACTGAAGATTGTCCTCATGTCTATGAGCAATTCCGCTACCATGACATTCACTCCTGCCATGTGCATGATGGCTACTGGATGTTCTATGAGGAGCCCAACTACAGGGGACGTCAGTATTACCTGAGacctggagagtacaggagatacAGCGACTGGGGAGCTTCTAACCCAAGAATTGGATCTTTTAAGAGAGTTCAGCATctatattaaaaaattatatttcaatattaaaaatattattcaaaatgtttgtgttttcatAGCCTAATATTTTTAAATGCTTACTACAAATGataatttaatatttaatttgaaCTACAATATTTGTATAGTAAATAATATTTGGGGAAAATACTTATACTTTAGCTCCTAAAATTCAGTATTGCATTAGATAGTGTAGGGATACCCCTTTCACTTATAATGTTTGTATTGACTGCAAACTCTTAAATAGCTATTATCAACTCGGCGTTCCCATATAATTGTATTCCTCTAGTGTCTTTTctatcacaactagagatgagcgaacatactcgtccgagcttgatgctcgttcgagcattagcgtactcgaaactgcttgttgctcggacgaatacttcgcccgctcgagaaaatggcatctcccgccgttttgctttttggcggccagaaacagagccaatcacaagccaggagattctgcactccacccagcatgacgtggtacccttacacgtcgatagcagtggttggctggccagatcaggtgaccctggaatagactagcccctgcccggcgctgctcggatcattctgtgtctggatgccgctagggagagagctgctgctggtcagggaaagcgttaggctgttctattagaatagtgttaggcaggagtgattctacaagaaaccaacagcccttcttagggctacaataacgttatacattttttttttatttgcttgtggctgggcttgctggcattagtagtgcagctagtaccatattgtgaggaatttgcagggggacttgctaccgttgtgtttagctctaagtgacacacatatccacctcaaacaccaaagtgggacaatttattaggggtttgattagaattaggcagagtctgttgatttttttattttttttacctttatttcattttatagctcaaactcatcttgcaaagcagtgtgctttcagtgttggctacaaaatagccataggagaaccccaacggcttacttaggcctacaatagcgttatattttccttttttttgtttgcttgtggctgggcttgcttgcattagtagtgcagctagtaccatattgtgaggaatttgctgggagacctgtgaccgttgtgtttagcttttagtgacacacatatccacctcaaacaccgtagtgggacaatttattaggggtttgattagaattaggcagagtctgctgatttatttattttttttacctttatttcattttatagctcaaactcatcaggcacagcacaaaatccagttgtgtgctgtcagtgtaggttagaaactagccatagcaataggaaagcatcgttttgttaaaaaaaaaataaaaataaaaaaaaattaaaagtttacactttaatttggaaaatgtttaacccgagggctaggggtagaggaaggagggcgtggacgtgggcgtccaactactgcaggggtcagaggctgtggtcctgggcggggtgagacaccacctgctgatgagggagcaggggaacgccgcagagctacactcactaggttcatcatgtctcaagttactgggactcgtggtagagcactgtttaggccagaacagtgcgaagaggtgatgtcgtggattgcggacaatgcttctagccatttgtccaccagtcagtcttccaagcagtccacccatgtcaccgaaatcagcacttctccggctcctccacctcagcactcctccggctcctccacctcagcctccttccccccagtctgccccctcccagcaaaatttggcatttgaaccggcatactctgaggaactgttttctggacccttcccacagtcacaaaccacttgtccggttgctgctgagcaattttccgatgcccaggttttccaccagtcgcagtctgtgggtgatgatgacattattgacgtaatggaagaagtgtgtaaagaggtgtcggacgatgaggagacacggttgtcagacagtggtgaagttgttgtcagggcaggaagtccgaggggggagcagactgagtgatcggaggatgatgaggtgacagacccaagctgggttgataggccggatgaacacagtgcttctgagacggaggcgagtcctataccagaacacgttggaagaggcagtggtggggccagacggagaggcagggccagagctggtgcatcagcgccaaatgttgcccgtagtcaagctcccgtggcgagggctagattttcagaagtctggaggttctttaaggaaacaccggatgaccgacggactgtggtgtgcaacctttgccaaaccaggatcagcaggggttccaccactactagcttaactaccaccagtatgcgcaggcatatgaatgctaaacaccccactcaatggcaccaagcccattcacctccggccgggcacaccactgctccttcccctgtgtcatctgctagtcagccccctgcccaggaccacggcccaaacacctcccgtgcgaaaaccccatcttcgcctccacgatcctccacagcatccaccagcgttcagctctccataccccagacgctggagcgcaaaaggaagtatagcgcaacccatccacacgcccaagccctcaacgtccacatctccaagttgcttagcctggagttgctgccctataggctggtagagaccgaggcctttcgaaacctcatggcggcggccgcccctcggtattcggtccccagccgccactacttttcccgatgtgccgtcccagccctgcacaagcacgtgtcagagaacatcatccgtgccctgaccaacgccctttctgacaaggtccacctgaccacggacacgtggacgagtgctgccgggcagagccactatatgtcgctgacggcacattgggttaacttggtggaggctgggaccgagtctgaccctggggctgctcatatactgccaacgccgaggattgcggggcctacctcggtccaggtctcaaaggcctactatgcctcctcctcctcccacccctcctccacctcctcctcctccgcattaCCATCCGtgtgcatggcgccatcagtcggtagctctaggcacagcagcagtgccattgctaagcgacagcaggtggtgctcaaactgctgagcctaggcgataaaaggcacaccgcccaagagctattacagggcatcacggcgcatactgatctgtggctggcaccactgaacctgaagccaggcatggttgtgtgtgacaacggccgtaacctggtggcggctctgcaactcggcagactgacacatgtgccatgcctggcccatgtgttaaatctcatagttcagcgtttcctcaagacacaccccaatctgtctgatttgctgacaaaggtgcgccgcatctgtgcgcatttcaggaagtccagcacagatgctgccactctcagggcagcgcagcgccgcctccaactgcccgctcaccgactgttgtgcgacgtgcccacgaggtggaattcaacattaaccatgttatccagagtttaccagcagcgcagagcgattgtagactgccagatgtcaacttccaccagaactggtagtcaggtcagtcagcttcctcaagtctacaatgaggagtggacttggatgtctgatatctgtcaggtgatgactaactttgaggagtcaacacagatggtcagtggcgatgccgccatcatcagcctcaccatcccgctgcttggcctgttgaaaaactctctggtcagcatgaactcggaagctttgtgctcgtcacaagagacgggggaagaagattcccttgttgatagccaaagcacccttaggtctgtttctcagcgcatatcggaggaggtggaggaggatgaggaggaagaggaggagaatgttggcgagatagaagagg
This window contains:
- the LOC140074554 gene encoding gamma-crystallin 1-like; the encoded protein is MVKIVFYENRNFQGRSYECNSDSTDLSSYFNRCNSIRVENGNWILYEHSNYRGHQYFLRRGEYPDFQKWMGYNDSIRSCRVTPQHRGPFSLRVYEREDYKGQMMEFTEDCPHVYEQFRYHDIHSCHVHDGYWMFYEEPNYRGRQYYLRPGEYRRYSDWGASNPRIGSFKRVQHLY